The Pseudomonas parafulva genome window below encodes:
- a CDS encoding TlpA family protein disulfide reductase produces the protein MLTITLGPLTMALNHLLLLMALGVACLVGWAVARRGGENPESALFNVFLIGVLCARLGFVLQYWAMYRDDPLQIIDIRDGGFQLWGGLLGIVAATLWQGLRRPALRRPLSWALFSGALFWGLASLGSHLYSKGTELPDLALRNASGEAVALHSYRGKPLVINLWATWCPPCRREMPVLQQAQSDHPEVTFLFVNQGETVESVSTFLATTGLSLQHVLFDGAGQLAQQVGSMALPTTLFYDAHGRLAGSHLGELSRASLLNGLTTLERPAKPDASPARGQ, from the coding sequence ATGCTGACGATAACCCTGGGGCCGCTGACCATGGCCTTGAATCACCTGCTGCTGCTCATGGCGTTGGGTGTCGCCTGCCTGGTCGGCTGGGCGGTGGCGCGCCGGGGCGGGGAGAATCCGGAATCGGCGCTGTTCAATGTGTTCCTGATCGGCGTGCTGTGCGCCCGCCTTGGCTTCGTCCTCCAGTACTGGGCCATGTACCGCGACGATCCGCTGCAGATCATCGACATTCGCGATGGCGGCTTTCAGCTCTGGGGCGGGCTGCTCGGAATCGTCGCCGCCACGCTCTGGCAGGGCCTGCGCCGGCCTGCCCTACGCCGCCCACTCAGCTGGGCACTGTTCAGCGGCGCGCTGTTCTGGGGGTTGGCGAGTCTGGGCAGCCATCTGTACAGCAAAGGCACCGAGTTGCCGGATCTGGCCCTGCGTAACGCCAGCGGCGAGGCGGTGGCGCTGCACAGCTATCGCGGCAAGCCTCTGGTGATCAACCTCTGGGCCACGTGGTGCCCGCCCTGCCGCAGAGAAATGCCGGTGCTGCAACAGGCGCAGAGCGACCATCCCGAGGTGACCTTCCTGTTCGTCAACCAGGGCGAAACGGTCGAGAGCGTCAGCACCTTTCTCGCCACTACCGGGCTGAGCCTGCAACATGTGTTGTTCGATGGTGCCGGACAACTGGCCCAACAGGTGGGCTCGATGGCCCTGCCCACTACCCTGTTCTACGACGCGCACGGTCGCCTGGCTGGCAGCCATCTGGGCGAATTGTCGCGCGCCAGCCTGCTCAACGGCCTTACCACACTCGAACGGCCCGCCAAACCCGACGCTTCCCCTGCACGAGGACAATGA
- the dsbD gene encoding protein-disulfide reductase DsbD, with amino-acid sequence MRVLLLLLTFLLAGPLQANPFALKSDFLPVDQAFVLTHDRLPSGQTRLYFQIKDGYYLYQKRLKFDGITPEQQPQLPQALNHHDEFFGDSAVYRTELELLLPADASGSLRLGWQGCADAGLCYPPQTTVIDLGNPAAASPSTVSLDDQASDQALASGLQDASLAWSLLAFFGLGLLLAFTPCSLPMLPILAGLVMGNGASARRGAMLAAVYVMSMALVYAALGVIAALLGASVQAWLQQPWLLGGLAGLFVILALPMFGAFELQLPTALRDRLDRAGRGARGGNLYGAALLGALSGLLLGPCMTAPLAGALLYIAQSGDVVHGALVLFSLGLGMGVPLLLLVTVGNRYLPRPGAWMDRVKGVFGFVFLAMALYTVRTLLPSPLLLALAGGWLIALAWAAWPGLQRLPALRVLPLLGGLWGGLLLVGAAAGGGDLWQPLQPFVGTPAGTTPDTHQEQALTLDNPQALQRELDAAKANQQWVLIDYYADWCASCKVMDKQVFARNDVQTSLDDVRILRLDVTADTPASRALLQRYQVPGPPTLVWIGPEGEERRHRRITGEVDATTFLQNWARIRSEG; translated from the coding sequence ATGCGTGTTCTCCTACTGCTTCTGACATTCCTGCTCGCCGGCCCACTTCAGGCCAACCCCTTTGCCCTCAAGTCGGACTTCCTGCCGGTGGACCAGGCCTTCGTGCTCACCCACGACCGTCTACCCTCCGGTCAGACGCGCCTGTATTTCCAGATCAAGGACGGCTATTACCTCTACCAGAAGCGCCTGAAGTTCGACGGCATTACGCCTGAGCAACAGCCGCAATTGCCACAGGCACTCAATCATCACGACGAGTTCTTCGGTGACAGCGCGGTGTATCGCACCGAGCTGGAACTGCTGCTGCCTGCCGATGCCAGTGGCTCGCTGCGCCTGGGTTGGCAAGGCTGCGCCGATGCGGGGTTGTGCTACCCACCCCAGACCACGGTAATCGACCTCGGCAATCCGGCGGCTGCGTCGCCATCGACCGTCTCCCTCGACGACCAGGCCAGCGACCAGGCGTTGGCCAGCGGCCTGCAGGACGCCAGCCTGGCCTGGAGCCTGCTGGCCTTCTTCGGCCTGGGCTTGCTGCTGGCTTTTACGCCCTGCTCACTGCCGATGCTGCCGATCCTGGCCGGACTGGTCATGGGCAACGGCGCCAGCGCACGGCGCGGAGCAATGCTGGCTGCGGTCTACGTAATGAGCATGGCACTGGTGTACGCCGCGCTGGGCGTGATCGCCGCCCTGCTGGGGGCGAGTGTGCAGGCCTGGCTGCAACAACCCTGGCTGCTGGGTGGCCTGGCCGGGTTGTTCGTGATCCTCGCCCTGCCGATGTTCGGTGCCTTCGAGTTGCAGTTGCCGACCGCCCTGCGCGACCGTCTCGACCGCGCCGGGCGCGGGGCGCGGGGCGGTAATCTGTACGGAGCGGCGCTGCTCGGTGCGCTGTCGGGGCTACTGCTGGGGCCCTGCATGACGGCTCCGCTGGCCGGTGCGCTGCTGTACATCGCGCAGAGCGGCGATGTCGTGCACGGCGCACTGGTGCTGTTCAGCCTGGGGCTGGGCATGGGCGTGCCGCTGCTGTTGCTGGTAACGGTGGGCAACCGCTACCTGCCTCGCCCTGGCGCCTGGATGGATCGGGTCAAGGGGGTATTCGGCTTCGTATTCCTGGCCATGGCCCTGTATACCGTACGCACCTTGCTCCCCAGCCCGCTGCTGCTGGCGCTGGCCGGGGGCTGGTTGATCGCCCTGGCCTGGGCGGCCTGGCCTGGCTTGCAACGCCTGCCTGCACTGCGCGTCTTGCCATTACTGGGTGGACTGTGGGGAGGGTTGCTGCTGGTCGGCGCTGCGGCGGGCGGTGGCGACCTGTGGCAACCCTTGCAGCCCTTCGTCGGCACCCCAGCAGGCACCACGCCCGACACGCATCAGGAGCAAGCCCTCACGCTGGACAACCCTCAAGCGCTGCAGCGTGAACTCGACGCTGCCAAGGCCAATCAGCAATGGGTGTTGATCGATTACTACGCCGACTGGTGCGCTTCCTGCAAAGTGATGGACAAGCAAGTGTTCGCTCGCAATGACGTCCAAACCAGCCTGGACGATGTGCGCATCCTGCGCCTGGATGTCACCGCCGACACCCCGGCCAGCCGCGCATTGTTGCAGCGCTACCAGGTCCCGGGACCACCCACGCTGGTGTGGATCGGCCCGGAGGGCGAGGAACGGCGCCATCGGCGTATCACCGGCGAGGTCGATGCCACCACGTTCCTGCAAAACTGGGCCAGGATCAGGAGTGAAGGATGA
- the dsbG gene encoding thiol:disulfide interchange protein DsbG: protein MRMTALLTLMVALFAAPLTQAESWPEPIRQMEAKGAVIKGSFDAPDGLRGYAAEYHNNGIALYLTPDGKHVLVGSLFDEQGQDLSAEPLEKLVYAPMSKAIWAKLENAAWIADGKADAPRTVYLFSDPNCPYCNMFWEQARPWVASGKVQLRHIMVGIIRPDSPGKSAALLAAKDPAKALQAHESAGKASTLKPLESIPESVQAQLTANQALMEDLGLGATPAIFYRDEQGQLQSQQGAPRPEMLGKILGKR, encoded by the coding sequence ATGCGAATGACCGCTTTGCTGACTTTGATGGTGGCCCTGTTTGCCGCGCCGTTGACCCAGGCCGAATCCTGGCCCGAGCCCATCCGCCAGATGGAGGCCAAGGGTGCGGTGATCAAAGGCAGCTTCGATGCGCCCGACGGCCTGCGTGGCTACGCCGCCGAATACCACAACAACGGCATCGCCTTGTACCTGACGCCCGATGGCAAACACGTGCTGGTCGGCAGCCTGTTCGACGAGCAGGGCCAGGACCTGAGCGCCGAACCGCTGGAAAAGCTGGTCTACGCCCCGATGAGCAAGGCTATCTGGGCGAAGCTGGAGAACGCCGCCTGGATCGCCGATGGAAAGGCCGACGCACCCCGCACCGTCTACCTGTTCAGCGACCCGAACTGCCCCTACTGCAACATGTTCTGGGAACAGGCTCGGCCATGGGTCGCCTCGGGCAAGGTGCAACTGCGCCATATCATGGTCGGCATCATTCGGCCGGACAGCCCAGGCAAATCCGCCGCACTGCTGGCCGCCAAGGACCCGGCCAAGGCCCTGCAGGCGCATGAGAGCGCCGGTAAGGCGAGCACGCTGAAGCCGCTGGAAAGCATTCCTGAGTCGGTTCAAGCGCAGCTCACCGCCAATCAGGCGCTAATGGAGGACCTGGGACTGGGCGCAACACCCGCGATCTTCTACCGCGACGAGCAAGGGCAACTGCAGAGTCAACAAGGCGCTCCGCGCCCGGAAATGCTGGGCAAGATCCTCGGCAAGCGTTGA